Genomic DNA from Salvia splendens isolate huo1 unplaced genomic scaffold, SspV2 ctg405, whole genome shotgun sequence:
aaacattgctccATACTAACACAAcctaattttatataataaatatgacCCTACATGAAATATTTATTCCATTCCAATCAAATACCTAAATGTAATACCAACAAGAGCGTGcatatttatatactagtactagtaaaaGAAAAACATGGAGAGGTTAAAGAAACCATTTTTGTGAtcgatataattataaataaataggaTCGGAAATCATGTGTTGATTGAAAGCTCTTACTCATTAGTCAATAGTCAGAGTACAAGAGTATCGCTGGAATAATTACTAGAAAAATTACTTCATTAACATtgcaaaataatcaaaattcaaGTAAAGTGTGGACCAAATTTCATTTGTCGTCATTTTAACAAAAGAAGAAACGCTCAAACCATTCAAAATGACgagccaaaatcaaaaccaacaaGTTAAAAGCTAAAATAACGATAAGTGAAAACAAGACCAAGATCAATGCAATCTTACATCACCTTAATTATGTTGGTATATTATCTAGACATATCAATCACAATCAAAGCGGCATAAGAAAAACAATTGTTGTAACAATCGAGACTAAATGAGAAGATATATGACCTATATCAATCAAaagatttaaaattgaaaattattaattaatttactgTACGAATTCACTTCAATTGATTAATAATCTCTAGCTCTTATTCTTGAGTAAtcagtactccttccgtcccaactaagttgagtcacttTTTTTGTACccgttttgaaaaaatcataataaatagttaaagtggatatatagtaaagtaaaagcgaATCTACATTATTTTCGTTTGTACTTTGTTAtatatccactttaactattttttacaatttttttaaaacgagtcaaaaaaagaagtgactcaacttagttggaacaaaTGGAGTAGTACCATAGAATAGTAAGACTAAGAATATCTCTTAACCTAATTTATTGACTAACTCATTGCACAAAACTAATAGATTTAATTGAGCTAAAGTAGGCTAACATATGTCCACTCAAAATGGATAAACCGATTGTCAAGTATACTAATGTTAGAAAAAATGTCTTAACAACACTACTATTCGGTAATGGACCTTTTCTCTTATGAATCAATgaatattttttagtatttttttttccagtTCCATAATATCGAAAAGAGCCAATTCAATCCCGATTACGTAAAATCAATGAATATCTTTTTTTGGTATTTAATCAATTCCTTGATACCGAACGAAGCCAAAatcgttaatttttttttagtatttgTACTTTTGTTTCTTTCATACTAGGAGTACTATCTTTTTATTATAGCTGAAGTATTTTTTATTCGTACAGATTTTGCCGTGATCTAGGAAACATACTTGACCGTACAATAGGTCGAATTACATTGAGTGCTCTCTCATTTTTATTATCTTCATACTTTTGACCAAGTCTACTACAATGTTTAACCATCAATATATATTACTAGTACAAAATAAAAGGTAATAAATCTTGATGACgtattcttaaaaataaaagaattgaaTAAAACAAAATGTATTTAAAACTAGAtagattaataaaataataaaactaagaATACATAAATAGGGGGTGAGTAGAGAGTGAggcaaaaatagcaaaataataCTAGCGATGGGAAGAGCTCCTTGCTGCGACAAAGCCAAGGTGAAGAAAGGGCCATGGTCTCCCGAAGAGGACGCCAAGCTCAAATCCCACATCCAAACTCACGGCACCGGCGGCAACTGGATCGCTCTCCCGCCCAAAATAGGCCTCCAGAGATGCGGAAAGAGTTGTCGTCTTAGATGGCTCAATTACCTCAGGCCTAACCTCAAGCACGGCGGTTTCACCGCAGACGAAGACAACTTAATCTGCACCCTCTACCTCACAATCGGAAGCAGGTCTATACATAATAGGACTTATATAGTGGTTTCagttcttttattattttaaaaaaaatacacttttATACATGAATTTTGCATGATGGGATTAATTCATTTATGTGGGAATATAATTAAGATGGTCGGTGATCGCGGCCCAGTTACCGGGAAGAACAGACAACGACATCAAGAACTACTGGAACACCAGGCTCAAGAAGAAGCTCTTCCCCAAGCAAAGAATCAGATCCGAccctccaccaccgccgccgccgctgctccaAGAAAGTT
This window encodes:
- the LOC121790077 gene encoding transcription factor RAX3-like; amino-acid sequence: MGRAPCCDKAKVKKGPWSPEEDAKLKSHIQTHGTGGNWIALPPKIGLQRCGKSCRLRWLNYLRPNLKHGGFTADEDNLICTLYLTIGSRWSVIAAQLPGRTDNDIKNYWNTRLKKKLFPKQRIRSDPPPPPPPLLQESFLSCTNNLEADFQHHNLWENSTAMIDLPSQMGIYSAMPQLHTSLPMANAISWEDMNNYQPWIVLDEPRLLPYSQ